One window of the Solanum stenotomum isolate F172 chromosome 11, ASM1918654v1, whole genome shotgun sequence genome contains the following:
- the LOC125844973 gene encoding uncharacterized protein LOC125844973: protein MLGVLCARPKPWLFASLCLSHAHGSTPSGYSRLIATNTANKSSLLLISGGGGGGGGGTGVDQRRNHSSHCRIASSVNRGGGAASIWHAILPAGRRNKKDINRRNNTVFKHHYELAKKGEGSWNVNWDSRPARWLHNPDSAWLLFGVCSCLAAPSLDLLPDANSDVAVSIDKQTVVNSSDEDDQTSANYRVTGVPADGRCLFRAIAHMACLRNGEEAPDENRQRELADELRAQVVDELLKRRKEAEWFIEGDFDAYVERIEKPYVWGGEPELLMASHVLKSSISVYMVDRSSGSLINISNYGEEYRKEGESPINVLFHGYGHYDILETIPEKIHQKLEE, encoded by the exons ATGCTCGGAGTATTGTGTGCACGTCCTAAGCCTTGGCTATTCGCATCACTCTGCTTATCACACGCCCACGGCTCAACGCCTTCGGGTTATAGCAGACTTATTGCGACGAATACTGCTAACAAATCATCGTTATTGTTAATATctggaggtggaggtggaggagGAGGTGGAACAGGAGTAGATCAGAGGCGGAATCATTCGAGTCATTGCCGTATTGCATCATCTGTAAATCGAGGTGGTGGTGCAGCGTCGATATGGCATGCGATTCTTCCTGCTGGGAGGAGGAATAAGAAGGATATAAATCGGAGGAATAATACGGTGTTTAAACATCATTATGAGCTTGCTAAGAAAGGGGAAGGGTCGTGGAATGTGAATTGGGATTCTAGGCCGGCGAGATGGTTACATAATCCTGATTCTGCTTGGTTGTTGTTTGGGGTTTGTTCGTGTTTAGCAGCGCCATCTCTTGATCTATTACCAGATGCTAATTCTGATGTAGCTGTATCGATTGATAAACAGACCGTTGTAAATTCTTCAGATGAGGATGATCAAACCTCTGCCAACTATAGAGTCACTG GGGTTCCAGCGGATGGAAGATGTCTATTTAGAGCGATAGCACATATGGCTTGTTTGAGAAATGGGGAGGAAGCTCCGGATGAAAATCGACAGAGAGAACTTGCTGATGAATTAAGAGCTCAG GTGGTTGACGAGCTGTTAAAGAGGCGAAAAGAAGCTGAATG GTTTATTGAAGGGGATTTTGATGCATACGtagaaagaattgaaaagccATATGTGTGGGGAGGAGAACCAGAGCTACTAATGGCTTCTCATGTTCTCAA GTCCTCAATTTCTGTCTATATGGTAGATAGAAGCTCTGGAAGTTTAATAAACATATCAAATTATGGAGAAGAATATAGGAAGGAGGGAGAGAGTCCGATTAACGTATTGTTTCATGGTTATGGTCACTATGACATTTTGGAGACAATTCCAGAGAAGATTCACCAAAAGTTAGAAGAATAA